Within Meles meles chromosome 19, mMelMel3.1 paternal haplotype, whole genome shotgun sequence, the genomic segment CCAGCAGCCACCCCCAGTCACAGGTCACCTCCTGGTTGGCCCTGAAGTCCCATAGAAACGGTGTTTGAGGTCCATACAAGACACCCCCTGTCCTTGTTTATGGAGCGGGTCTGTTCACTTTGAGTTATCTGGGCTGAATACTGTGGTCAGACACTGGGGAGGCCCCCTGGAGGGCAGACACAGGGCGGGGACTGGGGGGGCTCACTGGTGTCTATGATGGATCACTGTGTGGTGGGGAGCCCTCGAGGCTCCCTCAGTGTGAAACATGAAAAGCTCCAAGTAGATTCAGGTTGAGCTCACCGAACACAGGTCCTCCCAGCGACCCAGAGGCTCTGGGACGTGGGATTTCAAGGACAGGAAATGGGTCACAAGGacctggggtaggggtggggggacacagcCCAGCCTGGGACCCTCTTCCCTAAGTCCTCGTATGGCTCACTTCCTGCCACCctcatctgtctctctgtccccagCTTAGAATGTGAGCTCTGGGGAGTTCCATCTAGTGCCAGCAGCCTGCCGGGGCCAGGCACCCTCACAGCAGAGAAGAGAGGCCATGAGGGAATGAAGGAATGGAAGCTTCATCTCGCAAAGTAAGGACAGGAGGCAGAGGCTGTCACCATGATACATAAAAGAAAGCGCTTTTGAATAACCAATGAGGATAGACCTTATTTGAGAGGAAAGGCCCTGTTTCCTAAACCCTTCTCCGTGTATCCGCACGTACAACGCACACCAGTGAAAGAAGATGTATTCTGGAAATCTCTGATTTTGGCTGGTGGGCGTCGGGTTCGGGAAAGAGGCAGATAAAAGCGGAGATGGCCAGATCATGGTGAGTGCAGACTGGGAGATGGGGACATGGGGGCAGGACAGAACTCAGAAGGGGATGAGAGGGTCCTGTTAATAACCCCAGGGACAGCCACGGGAGCGGAGACGCCTGCCGCACAAAACCTGACAGCAGGGGGCGCGCGCGGACAGCCTCCTCCGGGCCGGCACCGTGCTAAGTGCTACTTTTACCCTTCCAACGTCCCTATTGCCCATGAAAACTCGGGTGGGGGCGTGGTCATGACTGGGCCATCGCGGTGGCTCTGGTGTCCGCGCCCTCGTGTCTGCCCTCTTTCGGCccatctgggatgcctggggatGCCCCGccatccctgcctccccccaccccactggtcCCGACCGGCCTGCACCGTGACCTCACCTCCCGAAGGGAACCCCGTATGCTGAAGAACTTGTAGACGCTGTAGGCCGGCACCAGCACCATGGAGGAGAGCGCGATTCCCCACCCGACCCAGTTGGCCCAGAGCGGGAAGACGTAGTCGTCGTAGTTGAGCGGCTTGAAGTTGATGACGCTCACCACCACCACAAACTGCGGGGACACCAGGGAGGGAcggggagcaggtgggagggatggaggggagcagtgggagggaggcagcggcaggagagaaaaaaagagaagaggaggttGAGAGGCAGGAAGTGTTCAAGAAGCAAACGATGACAagaaaggagacagagggagcaagagaCACAGAAGAGGCATGGGAAGGTGACACACAGCCCCCTGGGGACCCAGCCCCAGCTGGAGACCTGCCAGCGTGCTCTGAACATAGCTGGGCATTCTAGCATCCGGTCTGCCTGAGCCCAGCCCCCCCGCCAGGACCCAGCCCGCTGGCCCCTGGAAGCCTCGGACAGACACCCTGTACACACCAGGAGGAAGGCAGGGCTGACAAACTTCCAGCACAGTCTCCAGTAGAGGCCCGGCTTGAACCCCATCATCTGTTGGATGTCGTTGCTGAACCTGTCCACACCTGGGCACACACAGGGCAGGTCGGTCACACTACCCCCCACCGAAGAGCCCCTGGCCGCCCCTCGCAGTCCACCCCCGAGAGTCAGGCCCTGGGGGCGGGGATCGGTGGGGAGGTGCCGGGCAGTGAGCTAAGACGCGCGCACCGTGGCACTTGGGAGATCTGGGCTCGGGCACTTAGTTGGTGCCAAAGACACGCCCAGTAGGTGCCGTGTGTGATGACACGGGTGGCCCCAGTGGGCGCGGTGCTCTGTGAAGTCAGCAGTCTCAGAGCGACAAATACCGCTTTGCTCATTGGCCggatctcaaaaaacaaactaaaggaacaaaacaaaaaagagacaagcGAAAAACCAGACACTTCGAGACACAGAACGGTGGCCAGAGCGGAGCCGGGCGCGGAGGGTGCGGGAGACTGAGAAAGGAGGGTAAGAGGTCCACGCTTCCAGCTTGTAAGTAAATAGGTCTTGGAGCCCAGGGAGGATAGGGAACAATACTGTAGGAAGAGTGTTCAGGGACCAGTGGTGATGACGCTGTGGTGGCGAGCACCAAGGAAGGTACAGAGTGTCCCATCGCTGTTACACACCTGAGGCTAAAAGGACACCGCCTGTCAACTCCTtgtcaatgaaaaaaatatacatatataacatcgCCTTATGCGCCACTCTGATTTATTTTTGCAGAGGGAAAGCCATGCTCCGGGAGCGGAGGGGACCAGCCCCGGGTGACACAACCAGGCAGCCGGGCTCCTAGAAAAGAGACGTCACTGTGCGGAAGAGCCCAGCCTCACACTGATAGACTCTTCGATGTGTGGGGAAAGAAAGGAGCACTTGGAACGCATGTGACAATTTGTGACACCTTCTCCCCGTTCAGCTGCAGAATAAGGTTGTCAGAGAGAACGCGAGCGGCCCGGTTCCATCTCGGTTTCAGAGACACAACGGAAGTGATTTTAGTTGAACTACAACGGCATCTCGCATTTGGGGATGTACTTTTACTAAGACAATTACTCATCGTTTATCTGAGGCTCAAGTGTAACTGGGCGTCTTGTATTCTGTTGGCTAAATGTGGCCACCTTACTCTGGAAGGAATATTATGGCTTGGGGGGAATCTGCGTTCCCCGGTAAAAGCTGGCGCTGGGTGGCCCTGGGGGGTCCTTGCAGCTTCTTGTGCAAAGGCAAAGATGAACTGgcgtgggcggggcggggggtggctgTGTCTAAGAATCGGCAGCAGCTGTCCTGGAAACGGACAGCCCTTTGCATGTCCGGGTGGTGCCTGAGGCTTTCCCTTGTGCTCCAGGCCCCCGACATACCATAGAACCAGGAGACGCCGATGGCTTCCATGAGCACAGCAAACAGAATGGACGTCCCCGCCGCGAAGGTGTCCAGCAGGGTCAGCACATACATCCCGCCCTGGGCGTGGAGGGAGAAAGTCTGAGGCCATTTCTGGGCGGGATGCGCCCAGAAATGGCCACCGACTACCACATCCGTCCCCTGTCCCACTGGCTCAGAACCCTGCTTGCGAAGGCGAGTGTCAGTATCCTGGGCTTACTGTCTTAATAACGCATATTTGTGCTCTCCCAGCGGGCCGAGGGTGGTTGCTCGAGCCGATAACAAGGGAGCTGGCTTCCAAAGGGACTTTGGCTTCCCCTCAAACAAATCAGCAGTTTGAAAAAGTCGCCTGGAATCCCTCAGGCTCGGAGGTGGGAGACTGAGGACACTGGGGTGTCGCCTTGGGGAGATCAGGCTGCAGGGCTGATGCCTGTCCCACTGTGGTTCTCCTGCGCTCACCCCGGcaccccgcccccatccccaccctaccccacctcCATGGCTGGGAATTCCTGACCGGACTGGATTGAAATGCAGCCTCCCGAGCTCCAGGTaacccagagcccagcccctccTCACCTTGGTGATGCAGAACAGGGCCAGAAGGAAGGTTCCAAAGGTGACCCCAAACGTGAAGAGTTTCCGGTGTCTCTTCAGGACCTGGAAGTCATCCGCCAGGCCCGTGATGACGGCCTCCATGCCTCCCATCTGCACAGAGCCAGGCGGAGTGAGGAGCAGGTAGGAGGGACGGCCCGCCCACCCGGCTCTGCCCTGCTGTCAACCGGCTCAGAACTCGGAACTATGGGGGGAGAAGCTGAAGAGAAaactccctcctgcctctggtCAGCAGGTCTCCGTCTGCTGTCCCCCACACTCGCCTGAGCGGGGCCCATGAGCCCAGGAGCGTGCAGCGGTGAAACGCCAAACTGCTCGCGCATGTCACCTATTTGTGTAGGAATAAGAGTCTTTCTGGAAGCAACTCTCAGAGGAGAGATGCCAGTGGTTGGAACTTGAGGCAGCAGTTTGTGATAAGGATTTCTGGCTGCTTTTCCAACGGTCAAGCAAGGGGTCACCTCGCAGACCCCTCTCAGAGTCTGAAAGGTTCTCCTGCGAGTACTAGTCATGTGCTTACTTTAAGGGACACCCCAAGCCTGGGATGGCAGGTGAGAAGCACACatgccctccctgcctccctctacATCCCCCCAGCAGACTGTGTTAACCACGACTGGGATTCCTTGCTATGAGCCTGGAAGGggcctcagaatccttctcaacacagtGCCCCCGGCAGACCTACCGACTGAAAGGAAGAGGCAGCGAGGGGACCCTCATTCACCAGCCCTACCCCGAGACTCTGGCAAACTTGCGGAAGTGACGGGCCAGACGTGGGAGCAGACCTAGAGGTCGGTAAATCTAATGTGGCCTACGTAAAATAAAAGGTTCTAAGAAACCAAGGGTTCTCTGAGTGTTTGTGGATTTCTGTGATGCCCTGGGGTTTCTACTGGTCCTTAGCCTGGGCCTAGAGGAGCTCACTTCCTGGTCCGCCTTTAATTAGGACTTCTTGGAAACGGCTAGCAATCAGGTGGGCACTTCAGGCTGAGtcgttggtgggggtggggaaggtcaGGCCCAGGGTGTCCCCCgcttccccgcccccgccctcccgGTGTGTGTGGTCTCCCGAGCAGGGTCACTCACCGAGCTGTCAATTCCCAGAGCCAGGAGCATGATGAAGAACACCACCGCCCAGAATGTGGATCCTGACAGGGTGGAAATGGCTTCTGGGTACAAGATGAAAACCAGGCCAGCTCCTGTAAGAAGCAGGGGGGATGTCCTTCAGGGCTGGGCCAGCAGTCTGAGAGGTGGGTGGCGGAAGAATGGCCGAGGCCCCATTCGCCTGGCCGACCCCGCCACGATATTTGGCTGGTCACCTGGGGCCAAGTGATCCCAGGTTCTGCGATGACAGTTGTCGCTGGCCCCATCTCACCTTCTGTTATACCCCAAGGGGGCAGACCTCCAGCCTGGACAGCAGCAGGCCACAGACTGCAGATCCCACGCCTCACACGCCCTCAGAGAAGCTCTTACTCTCGAAAGTCCATGGTCCTCAGGGCCCATGCGACTTCCCTCCCAGGCCGCAGCTCCTGGCCAGAACAGGAGCAGCAGTAGGGGAGGGCAGGGTCAAGGTCAGCCTGCTCAGGCTTTGAATGCTGGCCCCACAGCTCACGAGCTGGGTGACCCTGGACCACTCCCATGGCCCGAGTCTCTGCTTTCTCACCTGCAAAGTGGGTCAGTTACCCTTTGTCTCTCAGTCCCATGAGGACTAATGAGGGCATGTCAACTGCTCAGCATAGGGGTTCACAATCGGTCGCGCCTAGCCCAACCCACGGGAAGGTTCTGCGGCACAGTCAGAAGCCAGGAGGGCCAGGAACGCCCACTCACGGCCTCAGAGAAAGCCCGTGACACAGACCTTGTGGAAGGTTCCAGGCCCAGCCCTCTGGTTCCCTCAGCCACCCACAGGAAAGCCGCTGGCCAAGGGCGCGCTGGCTTCCTCACCCCCTCCCACGTCTGCCCACCTACCTTCGGTGGCCACGTCCTCAATGTTGACCTTGTGTTCGTGGGCCATGTAGCCGAGGATGGAGAAGATGGCGAACCCAGAGACGAAGCTGGTGACACAGTTGATGGTGCTGGTGAGCAGGGCGTCCCTGGGGGGAGCAGCATCGTCGGGTCAAGTGGCCAGActcccctgccctgctccccGAGCCCTTGCACCGTCTAGGGGACAGCCACCTCCAACACCAGCCCATCCTGCTGCCACAGAGACCCCAGTGCCCCGCTGGGTCGGGACCACTTGGAGATCAGGGGCTGGTGTCCTGCTCTTGTTGGGGAATCACCCGACCGGCCTCCTTCTTCAGCAAACTGCCCGTAGCTCCCTAGCACTTCTCGGCGTCTCACCCTGGCCTTCAGGAGCTTTGTGGAGATGACCCAACCTTCCTTCCTGGCTCCCTTTCCATGACTCCGCAACATGCAGTCTGGGAACATGCCAGATCGGTCAGCTCGCTGGCCCACCGACGGACCACCTCCCTGGCTCCTCTTGGACTTCTCCCCGCCATGCGTGCTGGCTGCCCCGGGTCCACCCGTCCCACTCCCAGTGATCCTCCGAGGCTCTCCCCTAactcccctccctgcttctgctgAGCCCCTGCTGCTGGCTGATCACCCCGCTTCTCCAGCCTGGCCCCCTGGCATGtgtccctccccttctgtctcgCTCTAGAGGGGGCGTGATTCTGTCTGAAGCCTCCGAGGGAGGCTGAGCGGGCTGCATGTGTGTCCCCATCTGATGGCCGCACAGCGCTGGGCCCACGGGGGGGCGGTGTCACATGCTGAGTGAGACCCGAGCTACAATGTGATCTTCTGGCTCTGGTGCCCTGTGCAGAAACCCTGCGGTCtcccctctgaccctgccaggccCTCACCTCTCGTGTGACCAGCCTTTGCCTGTCTGGGcttcagagagacagacagacagacagacagacagacaatgcTGTCTGCTTTTGAAAGCCACATAGCACTCCTCTGCACCGGTAGCCCGTCCCCATGACCTCCCAGCCACCTCCAGGGGCCTCGACCCTCCCGGGGAAGACCTCGCATGTTTAAGGGCTGTCCTGCACTGAGATATATTGGTTAGGACACCTCCGCCTCCCTAGAGGTCATGTCAGAGTTCACAAACACCTCCTCTGGAGTTCACAGAAGGTCCGCTCTGcctcatttcacagaggaagaaagccAAGAGGGGTTGACTTGCTCCAGACCGGAACCCTCTCTCCACTCCCCAGGGGTCAGGCCCCAGGATCCAGAGCTTTCCAGAGCCCTGACAAGGACCTTACCTGTAGCAGTTGTTGTCAAATTTGTTGTAACTGGCAAAGGCAATCAGGACTCCAAATCCAGCccccaaggaaaaaaatatctgggTTGCCGCATCGATCCAGACCTGAAACAGGCACACAAGGGCCATCACCCTCTGGTTCTAGAGGTCAGGAAGGCTGCTCCAGGAAGGCGGGGGAGTCCCGGGGATGTCTGAGATCTGAGGAAGTGAGGTCTGAACCGGCGATGGGCAGCCACACAATCCCTCCCCAGAAGCCTGCTCGAAACTTCGGTGGAGAGAGACCCCTCTAGAAGCTCCTGGCTTTGGTGACCAGGAATGAGCTCAGCCTGGAAAAACTCGCAGGCTCAGTCTGATGTCCAAATTTTCAATAAAAGTTATGAAACTCACGGTGCTAGGCTAGGATGTGGATGGAGTGAGGGCAAAGGGTAGGACCATCTCTGGAGTTACAGACTGCAGCTCCAGAAAAGGGACGAGGATTCCCAGCAGCTTCCACCAGCCCACAGACAGTGCTGACTTctcgggggaggagggagggcacgGGGGTTACTTATTCCATCTTCTGGGTGATGAAGGCATGCGTCTGAGGCCCGGAGCTCTGAGCACGGCCCCCGACCCGATTCCTAGCCCTGGTCAATTTCACGTGTGGGCACATCTGCGCAGGGGGCACAGTTACACCCAGCCCACTTGGACCAAGTTGGATTTTCGAGTTTTCCATCACCTGGCTCATGTTATCCTAGGCTTCCCTTACTCTGCAGGCAGAAGGTGGAAAAAGAGAAGCAATCcgatgggggaggaggggtctgCTCCCTGAGGCGTCACGCGGGCTCAATTTCTACTCATCGGAAAGACAGGGTGTTTGAACAGGTGGGGAACAAATAGAACTCCGACTTGTTCCACGATTTACAAGACTGTGCGAGTCCTGAGCTCCATTATCTTTCTGAAAATTTCTAAGGAAACAGGTTTTCCCCTCGGTTATTGGACGAAAACACGGCAGTGTGTTGGGACATTGTAGCGATGGGAGGTGCGTGCGGGGACGCCTCCCTCCTAAGCCCGTGTTGTGCCTGCTGCCGGGATTGCTGTGGGTTCAGAGAGTGTGAAGAAGCCTTCGGGAAGAGTGAGGGGAAACACTGAGTTGTCATCAGGGATGCGGGCTTCAGGGAGGATGTGGAAATGACATCGGCTACGGTTGGAAGATGCTCAAGGCACCGGGCACCTCCATGGCTGTCTCTGATCCCAACCTCATcccgctgccttgggctccccTCCACATTCACCCCACCTGCATTTCGCCTGTGTTTCTCACAGGACAGTgggctggaggaggctggggcaGCACGGGGGCAGTCAGCAGGGTCCAGATCGCCCTGTggcggctgctgctgcttctgcccaCATCGTGGAATAGCAGCAGAGGATGGAGCTGGGGACCAGATCGTGGAATTAGGGCTggggtggctggggtggggacagCTAGGAGGCCATGGTGGACCAGATCCTGGAATTAGGGTTggggtggctggggtggggggaatgagaGGCCACGGCAGGCATCAGGACCCAGAACAGAGTGCTGCTCCCCTTGGAAAGAGGGGTCTGCAAAAGACACCATGCAGGGCCACAGAGTCCTGGGTCATCTGAGCTGGGAGACCATCAGGTGCAAATCAAACGGCATCAGTCAGACTGTAGCCCGGAGAGGGAACACTCTGTCCTCCGTCCTGGGCTCTGCCACAGATTTGTGGCCGATCTGGGACCAGATTTCCTGCCATCGCTTGCCCCAAGAACCCTCCCCAACCTCGGCCTGAAGGTCGGTGGTCCCAGGCACTGACCGTGGCCTCTTTCAGGCGGTAGAAATCGATGTGCAGGTAGGCATTGATGCCATTGGAGGCGCCGGGCAGCGTGATGCCATGGACCAGGAGCACGAAGAGCACGAGGTAGGGCAGCGTGGCTGTGATCCACACCACCTGGCAGTGGAAAGGGGCAGGGCCGTGGGGTCAGGTCCGTGCCCAGGGAGCCAGGCGTGCCCTCCCCAAACCTTCCCTCACTCCGTACACATACCCCAGGCTCCATCTCTTGGCCAGGCCACTCCCTCAGGCAGCCCAGAATAGGTGGGAGAGTCCGCACACGCAGGTGTCCCTGCCCCAGAAGTGAAGGGCAGCCAGGACAGGAACGAGGTTCTCACGGCTCCCAACACCTCCTCTTCTCTGAGCTCCCTCTACTGACACCCTCAAGTTGCCCCAGGCAGATCTAAGCACGCCCACCTTTATTTCTCCACCCgcactccctccccccacacctctCTCCACCTCCTGTACCTTCATTCATACATATCCTCCCAACTCATTGCCCAGGAAGGGATTCATTGTCCAAGAAGGGCTGTGGTGGGGCAGGAAGCAGAGTCTCTGACTGTTCTTTACCTTAGGTCGGATTTAGGATAAAGACCGTCTCTTCCAGAAACCCATACAGAAAGAGATTAGCCCCAGACTTAAAAGCGACTTTTTTCTTACCCCTTTGCCAAGGTGGAGGAACAGAGACCAAACCGAGGGAGAGAGGAAGGTTGTATGGGCTTCGTCGCTGTCCCTGCTCACTCCTGACTACACATTGGAGTACTCTGGGCAAAGTTATAGTTTAAAATGTCAAAGTTCAGCTCCTAGTCTTTGGGTTTCTGATTTAATCGGTCTGTAGTGAGGCCTGTATTTTGGTAGGTTTTGAAAGCTTCCCCCTTCCCTGGTGATGCAACTGGTCAAGGTCAAGGTCAAACATCACTGCTCTAGGCAGCTGCAGCCCTGGAGAGCCTTGTGGAAAGGAGGCTGTGCCTCCAGCAAAAAGTCTGCTCAGGGCTGGGTTAGCCAGACTGAAGGAGACTCAGCTAAAACAGAAGAGGACACAGGACTTAAGGACCAGAGGGTCCCTCCTCCCAAAGCCCTGGCACTAGGCAGCCCCTAGGATCTTCACACATCCCTGGGGAGAATATGGAAGCCCTAAAACGTGACCAAGGGTAAAGTTCTTTCATGGGCTAGAAAGATATGGGCtcaacacaaaaaatgaaatgtgaaaaacaaagtTCTGTTTTCCATATTTATATGGAAGAACTGGGATTATCCTCATTGTCTGTCTTTCCCATTAAATCAGGGGCTCCTTGGAAGCAAAATCCCGATATTTTTCAAACTTGTATCATGCACATGACATACGTAAGTGTTTataaaacatttgttaaatagaGGGCTAGATGATTGAATAGCCCTATTCAATAATTCAATAGGGCTAGATGATTGAatgactggatggatggatggatggatggatggatgggtgactGGACAGTTGTATAGATGAATgattggatggatggttggatgggtagatggacagatggatgattGGACAGTTACACAGATGAATGATTGGGTagatgaatagatggatggatgggtggatggatggatggatggatggatggatggatggatggatgattccATGGTTGTATAGATGAATGactggatggatggttggatgggtagatggatggatgaatgattgGACAGTTACACAGATGAATGattgggtagatggatggatggataggtgatTGAACGTTGTATAGATAAATGATTGGATGGATGGCTGGATATACAGTTGGGTAAATAGTTAAATggtagatggatggttgggtaAGTAAATTGTTGAGTATAAGGATGGGTAGACACATAAGCGAGTCAGTGATAGTTCTGAGGGTTAGTGGATGACCACGTTAGTCcaagaacaaatgaaagaatgagcaagtgaatgaatgagcaaatgagtCAGGGAGTAATTAAATGCGTCAGTGGTTGCTCAGGTCTTCTGAAGGAACCAGAAGAGGAATCAGGCTCTTCTGTTTCATGTTATCCAGTTGTTCCTCTACCGTTCCCCTGCTCTATGCAGGAGGGGATGGAGGCTTTGTGGGTCTGTTTTCTTTAAGAAGTGCAGGAACAGGAGGACAAACTGTCAAAAACAAGTAAGGAGGAAAACATGCCTTGAAAAGCAAAGCCATTACATCTGGTTGATTGGCCTCACACTAATCCTGGATTTATTCTCCCAAACTGGGACCAACAGGTCTAACTCCTTGTTGACAGGCATGGGAGGAGCCTTCATATAACTTTACACTGGATCCTAACTGCTGTGTTCCCCTATAACTCCTGGCACCAGCTGCAGGCCCCATGGCCAGCCCCACAGGCGAGGTGAGACCATACTCCATCCATCAAAAAGCATCCTCAGGTCTGACTCCAAGGAATCTCCCAGGGATCTGCAGGCAGCACTCATTAGCCATGTCTGAGGCTCAAACGTGGATTTAACTGGGAACATATAAGGACACAAGAAACATCAGGACATGACTGAGTTGACCCTGAAGGCAGCCAAGCATCAAGAAAGGGGAGCTTGTCTTGTCCACGCACATGTACTGaaagtgaaaccatctgggtcTTGTGGAAAGTTCTCGGAATTGTTGGCAGAAGTGAGTTCAGCTGC encodes:
- the SLC6A2 gene encoding sodium-dependent noradrenaline transporter; translated protein: MLLARMKPQVQPESSGADPGPEQPVQGRKAAELLVVKERNGVQCLLASRAGDEQPRETWGKKIDFLLSVIGFAVDLANVWRFPYLCYKNGGGAFLIPYTLFLIIAGMPLFYMELALGQYNREGAATVWKICPFFKGVGYAVILIAIYVGFYYNVIIAWSLYYLFSSFTLKLPWTDCGHSWNSPNCTDPKLLNGSVLGNHTKYSKYKFTPAAEFYERGVLHLHESSGIHDIGLPQWQLSLCLMVVVVILFFSLWKGVKTSGKVVWITATLPYLVLFVLLVHGITLPGASNGINAYLHIDFYRLKEATVWIDAATQIFFSLGAGFGVLIAFASYNKFDNNCYRDALLTSTINCVTSFVSGFAIFSILGYMAHEHKVNIEDVATEGAGLVFILYPEAISTLSGSTFWAVVFFIMLLALGIDSSMGGMEAVITGLADDFQVLKRHRKLFTFGVTFGTFLLALFCITKGGMYVLTLLDTFAAGTSILFAVLMEAIGVSWFYGVDRFSNDIQQMMGFKPGLYWRLCWKFVSPAFLLFVVVVSVINFKPLNYDDYVFPLWANWVGWGIALSSMVLVPAYSVYKFFSIRGSLRERLAYGITPENEHHLVAQRDVRQFRLQHWLAI